The following proteins are encoded in a genomic region of Sulfurospirillum arsenophilum NBRC 109478:
- the prfA gene encoding peptide chain release factor 1, with the protein MLKDKLLPFLERYNELSTLLSDPDISTDIKKMTALSKEQSSLEKIKDKTVEYLSTLTQIDENKLLLDDEELSELAKEELKILEPRKEEIEEEIKLLLLPTDPNDERNIFLEIRAGTGGDEAAIFASDLFKSYLRYAESRGWKVEVVSLSEGVLNGYKEVIALIKGQGAFSRLKYEGGVHRVQRVPLTESQGRVHTSAVTVAVMPEVDDVEIDIQEKDLKIDVMRSSGNGGQSVNTTDSAVRITHLPTGLVVVNQDGKSQHKNKDAAMKILKAKLYDMQMQERNAKESEARKIQVGSGDRSARIRTYNYPQNRITDHRIGLTIYRLDAIMESGLYDEIIDPIITHYQAELMKEANL; encoded by the coding sequence ATGTTGAAAGATAAATTACTCCCATTTCTTGAACGTTACAATGAGCTTTCTACACTTTTAAGTGATCCAGATATCTCAACAGATATTAAAAAAATGACTGCACTTTCCAAAGAACAGTCTAGTTTAGAAAAAATCAAAGACAAGACAGTCGAATACCTTTCAACACTCACTCAAATTGATGAAAATAAACTTTTACTTGATGATGAAGAATTAAGCGAACTTGCAAAAGAAGAGCTAAAAATACTTGAACCTCGAAAAGAAGAGATTGAAGAAGAAATCAAACTTCTTCTTTTACCAACCGATCCTAATGATGAACGCAATATCTTTTTAGAGATTCGCGCAGGTACAGGCGGTGACGAAGCAGCTATTTTTGCATCAGATCTTTTCAAATCCTATCTTCGTTATGCTGAAAGTCGTGGTTGGAAAGTGGAAGTTGTCTCACTAAGTGAAGGTGTCCTTAACGGCTATAAAGAAGTTATTGCACTGATTAAAGGGCAGGGTGCTTTTTCACGTCTAAAATACGAAGGTGGCGTTCACAGAGTACAACGCGTTCCGCTTACAGAATCACAGGGCAGGGTACACACTTCAGCGGTTACTGTAGCTGTTATGCCAGAGGTTGATGATGTTGAAATTGATATACAAGAAAAAGACTTGAAAATTGATGTTATGAGATCAAGTGGAAATGGCGGTCAATCGGTTAATACAACGGATAGTGCCGTTAGAATTACCCATTTACCAACAGGCCTTGTCGTTGTCAACCAAGATGGTAAATCTCAGCATAAAAACAAAGACGCTGCCATGAAAATTCTCAAAGCAAAACTCTATGATATGCAGATGCAAGAACGCAATGCTAAAGAGAGTGAGGCACGAAAAATTCAAGTAGGTTCCGGTGATAGAAGTGCTCGTATTCGTACCTATAACTATCCACAAAACCGTATTACCGATCATAGAATAGGGCTTACGATCTACCG
- the rpsT gene encoding 30S ribosomal protein S20, protein MANHKSAEKRIRQTKKRTERNRFYKTRIKNLTRAVREAVEAGDQAAAEIALKNVNKNFHSYAGKGILTKNTAARRVSRLSQLVNTLGSVAA, encoded by the coding sequence ATGGCAAACCACAAGTCAGCAGAAAAGCGTATTAGACAAACAAAAAAACGCACCGAAAGAAATAGATTTTATAAAACTAGAATCAAAAATCTAACTCGTGCTGTTAGAGAAGCTGTTGAGGCAGGCGATCAAGCGGCTGCTGAAATTGCGTTGAAAAATGTGAATAAAAACTTTCACTCTTATGCAGGCAAAGGTATTTTAACAAAAAATACAGCTGCACGTCGTGTAAGCAGATTGTCACAACTTGTTAATACGCTAGGTAGTGTTGCTGCATAA
- the glmM gene encoding phosphoglucosamine mutase, with protein sequence MKLFGTDGVRGKAGKKLSAFMAMRLAMAAGIYFRKNSITNKILVGKDTRRSGYMIENAIVSGLTAVGYDVRQIGPMPTPAIAFLTEDMRCDAGIMISASHNPYFDNGIKFFDSFGNKLGETEEDAIEKIYYDDALIEANQKIEFDIGRSKRVDDVIGRYIVQIKNSFPKNLTLKGLRIVLDTANGAAYKVAPTIFNELGADVIIINDEPNGSNINLNCGALHPEELGEEVRRLRADIGFAFDGDADRLVVVDENGNPIHGDKLLGKIATFLNSQNRLANKGVCVTVMSNQALEDYLGKTGIKTYRCDVGDKNVLEALYREKINFGGEQSGHIILSDFAKTGDALVAALAVMHCMLTEKQKVSQLFNPFELYPQLQQNIKIDNKIPLSELKGYDKLVTELESKKMRVLIRYSGTENLLRILLEGQNEKVLEDSLEKTVKFFKSALNE encoded by the coding sequence ATGAAACTTTTTGGAACCGATGGAGTGAGAGGCAAAGCAGGTAAGAAACTGAGTGCTTTTATGGCAATGCGTTTGGCAATGGCCGCAGGTATCTATTTTCGTAAAAACTCTATTACTAATAAAATTTTAGTGGGGAAAGACACTAGACGCAGTGGCTATATGATTGAAAATGCAATTGTTTCAGGATTAACAGCCGTTGGTTATGACGTTAGACAAATTGGCCCTATGCCAACACCTGCTATTGCTTTTTTAACAGAAGATATGCGCTGTGATGCAGGTATTATGATCAGTGCATCACACAATCCGTATTTTGATAATGGTATTAAGTTTTTTGATTCGTTTGGTAATAAGCTAGGTGAAACAGAAGAAGATGCAATTGAAAAGATCTATTATGATGATGCTTTAATTGAAGCCAATCAAAAAATAGAGTTTGATATTGGGCGGTCCAAAAGAGTCGATGATGTTATTGGTCGCTACATTGTTCAGATCAAAAACTCGTTTCCAAAGAACTTGACGCTGAAAGGTCTTCGCATTGTTCTTGACACTGCCAATGGCGCGGCTTATAAAGTAGCACCTACTATTTTCAATGAACTAGGGGCGGATGTCATTATTATAAATGATGAGCCAAATGGCAGTAATATTAATCTTAATTGCGGAGCCCTACATCCAGAAGAATTGGGCGAAGAGGTAAGACGTTTGAGAGCAGACATAGGTTTTGCCTTTGATGGGGATGCTGATAGGCTAGTCGTAGTTGACGAAAATGGTAATCCCATACACGGTGACAAACTTCTAGGTAAAATCGCAACTTTTTTAAATAGTCAAAACAGACTTGCTAACAAAGGTGTGTGCGTTACTGTTATGAGTAATCAAGCGTTAGAAGATTATTTGGGTAAAACAGGCATAAAAACCTACCGTTGCGATGTAGGTGACAAAAATGTTTTAGAAGCCTTATATAGGGAAAAAATTAACTTTGGTGGAGAACAAAGTGGACATATTATTCTCTCCGATTTTGCTAAAACAGGAGATGCGTTAGTAGCAGCACTCGCTGTTATGCACTGTATGCTCACAGAGAAGCAAAAGGTGAGTCAATTATTCAATCCTTTTGAACTTTATCCTCAATTGCAACAAAACATTAAAATTGACAATAAAATACCTCTTTCTGAACTTAAAGGTTATGATAAATTGGTGACAGAGTTAGAAAGTAAGAAAATGAGAGTGCTTATTCGTTACTCAGGCACAGAAAATTTACTACGTATTTTACTGGAAGGTCAGAATGAAAAAGTTCTTGAAGATAGTCTGGAGAAGACCGTTAAATTTTTTAAAAGTGCTTTAAATGAATAG
- the lspA gene encoding signal peptidase II, producing the protein MNRTWIVSLVSLCLVFVADQMIKALFLEGFRWYGDYFSLILTYNKGVAFSMFAFLEEYLKYIQLLFVSGLGVYLFFRKEVLQNYSLPIGIIAGAALSNIYDRFIHGGVVDYFFWHYGFEFAVFNFADVMIDFGVLLILYRSWRSPKEA; encoded by the coding sequence ATGAATAGAACATGGATCGTTAGTCTTGTTTCTTTATGCCTTGTTTTTGTTGCAGATCAAATGATTAAAGCTCTTTTTTTAGAAGGTTTCCGTTGGTATGGGGATTATTTTTCATTGATTTTGACGTATAATAAAGGTGTTGCATTCTCAATGTTTGCATTTTTGGAAGAGTATTTAAAATATATACAGCTCTTGTTCGTAAGTGGTTTAGGAGTTTATCTTTTTTTTCGAAAAGAGGTCCTGCAAAACTATAGCTTACCTATTGGTATTATTGCAGGTGCAGCGCTCAGCAACATTTACGATCGCTTTATCCATGGCGGTGTCGTTGATTATTTCTTTTGGCATTATGGCTTTGAATTTGCTGTTTTCAATTTTGCTGATGTTATGATTGATTTTGGAGTACTTTTAATTTTATACCGTTCATGGAGAAGCCCAAAAGAGGCTTGA
- the thrS gene encoding threonine--tRNA ligase — MMNDVIAYKEGALVIDTQTATASSKTYEDKILFDNSKDALEVIRHSCAHLMAQAIKALYKDAQFFVGPVIEDGFYYDFRVNEKIGDADLKEIEKKMAELANAKLPIEKSYTTKAAVTQHFAHDDLKQEVLLRIPDGEVSIYKQGDFEDLCRGPHVPNTKYLRFFKLIKVAGAYLGGDEKREMLTRIYGIAFADKESLKDYVTMIEEAKKRDHRKLGNELKLFTFDDEVGAGLPIWLPNGGKLRSKLEQLLFKAHRQRGYLPVRGPELLKSDAWKISGHYQNYGENMYFTVIDESEYGIKPMNCLGHIKVFQSEVRSYRDLPLKFFEYGVVHRHEKSGVLHGLFRVREFTQDDAHIFCTPDQIKENVLEILSFVDSIMKTFGFKYEMEISTRPEKSIGDEKYWDAATEGLKKALDENGIKYGIDEGGGAFYGPKIDIKITDALKRKWQCGTIQVDFNLPERFDISYVDANNEHARPVMLHRAILGSFERFIGILIEHTSGEFPFFIAPIQAVIVPISDAHLAYAKTLANELMHEGIDVEISSKNESLNKRIRNAETMRVPMILVIGDAEVEGQSVAVRDRRERTQYNLTKEALISNMKEKLSEVHF, encoded by the coding sequence ATGATGAATGATGTTATAGCCTACAAAGAAGGCGCTCTTGTCATCGACACCCAAACTGCTACTGCTTCCTCAAAGACTTACGAAGACAAAATCTTATTTGACAACTCTAAAGATGCCCTTGAAGTGATCCGTCATTCATGTGCGCACTTAATGGCTCAAGCGATTAAAGCGTTGTACAAAGATGCACAATTTTTTGTTGGACCTGTCATTGAAGATGGTTTTTACTATGATTTTCGTGTCAATGAAAAGATCGGTGATGCTGATCTTAAAGAGATTGAAAAAAAGATGGCAGAGCTCGCCAATGCCAAGTTGCCAATTGAGAAGAGTTATACTACTAAAGCGGCCGTTACTCAACATTTTGCACACGATGATCTTAAGCAAGAAGTCTTGCTTAGAATTCCTGATGGTGAAGTTTCCATCTATAAGCAAGGGGATTTTGAAGATTTATGTCGTGGCCCTCACGTTCCCAATACCAAATATCTTAGATTTTTTAAACTCATCAAAGTAGCAGGTGCCTACCTTGGAGGAGATGAAAAACGTGAGATGCTTACCCGTATCTACGGTATAGCTTTTGCAGATAAAGAGAGTCTCAAAGATTATGTTACTATGATTGAAGAGGCGAAGAAACGAGATCATCGTAAACTTGGTAATGAATTAAAGCTCTTTACCTTTGATGATGAAGTAGGTGCAGGACTTCCTATTTGGTTGCCAAATGGAGGAAAATTAAGAAGTAAATTAGAGCAACTTCTTTTTAAAGCACATAGACAACGCGGATATTTACCTGTGCGTGGACCTGAACTTTTAAAATCAGATGCATGGAAAATCAGTGGACATTACCAAAATTATGGTGAAAATATGTATTTTACTGTGATTGATGAATCTGAATATGGTATTAAGCCGATGAACTGTTTAGGACATATCAAAGTGTTCCAAAGCGAGGTTAGAAGTTACCGTGATTTACCTCTCAAATTTTTTGAATACGGTGTTGTTCATCGCCATGAAAAAAGTGGTGTATTACATGGACTTTTTAGGGTGCGCGAATTTACTCAAGATGATGCTCATATTTTCTGTACACCTGATCAAATTAAAGAGAATGTTCTAGAAATTTTAAGTTTTGTCGATTCTATTATGAAAACTTTTGGGTTTAAGTATGAGATGGAAATTTCAACTCGTCCTGAGAAATCAATTGGCGATGAAAAATATTGGGATGCTGCAACCGAAGGCTTAAAAAAAGCACTTGATGAAAACGGCATTAAATACGGCATTGATGAAGGTGGCGGAGCATTTTATGGTCCTAAAATTGACATTAAAATTACCGATGCGCTCAAACGTAAATGGCAATGTGGAACCATTCAAGTTGACTTTAACTTGCCTGAGCGTTTTGATATTTCTTATGTTGATGCAAACAATGAGCATGCGCGACCTGTAATGTTACACCGCGCAATTTTAGGTTCATTTGAGCGCTTTATTGGTATTTTAATTGAGCACACCTCTGGTGAGTTTCCATTCTTTATAGCACCAATTCAAGCTGTGATCGTGCCAATTTCTGATGCTCACTTAGCGTATGCAAAAACATTAGCAAATGAGTTGATGCACGAGGGCATTGATGTTGAGATATCTTCTAAAAATGAGAGTCTCAATAAACGTATTCGCAATGCTGAAACAATGCGTGTACCGATGATTTTGGTCATTGGTGATGCAGAAGTTGAAGGACAAAGCGTTGCCGTAAGAGATAGACGTGAAAGAACACAGTATAATTTAACAAAAGAAGCATTAATATCAAATATGAAGGAGAAACTTAGTGAGGTACACTTTTGA
- the infC gene encoding translation initiation factor IF-3 — translation MSKDKEVMLNDEIRAAEVRCVGDDGTQYGIITRKEALAKADELGLDLVLIAPDANPPVCKIMNYGKFKYQQEKKLKEARKNQKIIEIKEIKLSVKIAANDVHYKVKHAREFLEEGKHVRFRVFLKGREMSNPEIGEQVLENLWPLIEDIAEREKTPKLEGRYINMLVTPKK, via the coding sequence TTGAGTAAAGACAAAGAAGTCATGCTAAACGACGAGATCAGGGCAGCTGAGGTAAGATGTGTTGGTGACGATGGCACGCAATATGGCATCATTACCAGAAAAGAGGCTCTTGCGAAAGCAGACGAGCTAGGATTAGATCTCGTTTTAATTGCACCTGATGCAAATCCGCCTGTTTGCAAAATTATGAACTATGGCAAGTTCAAGTACCAACAAGAGAAAAAACTGAAAGAAGCTCGCAAAAATCAGAAAATTATTGAGATCAAAGAGATCAAACTTTCTGTTAAAATTGCGGCTAATGATGTTCACTATAAAGTTAAACATGCCAGAGAGTTTTTGGAAGAGGGAAAGCATGTACGTTTTAGAGTTTTTCTAAAAGGTCGTGAGATGTCTAATCCAGAGATTGGTGAACAGGTTTTAGAGAATCTTTGGCCTCTGATAGAAGATATTGCAGAGCGTGAAAAGACACCAAAGCTTGAAGGTCGTTATATTAATATGCTGGTCACTCCTAAAAAGTAA
- the rpmI gene encoding 50S ribosomal protein L35: MPKMKTVRGAAKRFRAGKNRIKRGAAFRSHILTKKPTKRMRGLKVAKSVNARDEKSVKLMLCKA; the protein is encoded by the coding sequence ATGCCGAAAATGAAAACGGTACGCGGTGCAGCTAAACGTTTTAGAGCAGGTAAGAACAGGATCAAAAGAGGCGCAGCCTTTAGAAGTCATATTCTTACTAAAAAACCAACGAAAAGAATGCGTGGTTTGAAAGTTGCTAAATCTGTTAATGCACGCGATGAGAAGTCCGTTAAATTAATGCTTTGTAAAGCGTAA
- the rplT gene encoding 50S ribosomal protein L20, giving the protein MARVKTGIVRRRRHKKILKMARGFFSGRRKHFRKAKEQIERSLVYAFRDRRQKKRDFRRLWITRINAACRLNDISYSRFINALNKANIDLDRKILADMAMNDPEAFATVVKQAKAAL; this is encoded by the coding sequence ATGGCAAGAGTAAAAACAGGTATCGTCAGAAGAAGACGTCACAAGAAAATTTTAAAGATGGCAAGAGGCTTCTTTAGTGGAAGAAGAAAACACTTTAGAAAAGCGAAAGAGCAAATTGAGAGAAGTTTAGTTTATGCATTCCGTGATAGAAGACAAAAGAAAAGAGATTTTAGAAGACTTTGGATCACACGTATTAATGCAGCATGTAGACTTAACGATATCAGCTACTCACGTTTCATCAATGCTCTAAACAAAGCAAATATTGATTTAGACAGAAAAATTCTTGCAGATATGGCGATGAATGACCCTGAAGCCTTTGCAACTGTTGTAAAACAAGCAAAAGCAGCACTTTAA
- the ccoG gene encoding cytochrome c oxidase accessory protein CcoG, whose translation MNCNSDCSVQPIYYRLKRYISFGIITLISLILPFITIEGKHFFLLSFDKKQLHLLFTTFDMQELYLMPFVIMLFFLGIFFITTLGGRVWCGWACPQTIFRVIFRDLIQTSLLGIRKSLKNKQKEPEEGQIIKRILAILIWAFLAALAASNFLWYFIPPEDFFTYLKDPLENSVMYGFLICITTFLVYDVVALKENFCVYICPYARIQSALFDENTIQTIYDEKRGGQIYDAKGIKLSSKPPLATDDCTGCEACVRVCPTHIDIRKGMQLECINCLECADACTPVMEKLGKTSLITWTSSNAAEKGIKTEYFRFRTIAYMVALTIALIGLFAMGTQKEYMLLNINRTSQLYKMADDGKTVENVYTFLFQNTDSKDHLYYFEVSHSDIKIDKPSEPFLLSAGEKVKKVVILVSVPKELKVEGEDLPISIKAFAVDAKEKIVVDRHTIFIYPKKSDIRP comes from the coding sequence ATGAATTGTAATAGCGATTGCTCAGTTCAACCTATTTATTATAGATTGAAACGCTATATTAGTTTTGGCATTATTACGCTTATTTCCCTTATATTGCCATTTATAACTATAGAAGGAAAACATTTCTTTTTACTCAGTTTTGATAAAAAACAGTTACATCTTCTTTTTACCACGTTTGATATGCAAGAGCTTTACTTAATGCCTTTTGTTATCATGCTTTTTTTCTTAGGTATCTTTTTTATTACAACTCTTGGTGGACGTGTTTGGTGTGGTTGGGCCTGTCCACAAACAATTTTTAGAGTTATCTTCCGTGATCTTATACAAACATCTCTTCTTGGCATACGTAAGAGCCTTAAAAACAAACAAAAAGAGCCTGAAGAGGGACAGATCATTAAACGTATACTCGCTATTCTCATATGGGCATTTTTAGCAGCTTTGGCAGCCTCTAACTTTTTGTGGTACTTCATCCCTCCTGAAGACTTTTTTACTTATCTGAAAGACCCTCTTGAAAATAGTGTAATGTATGGCTTTTTAATCTGCATTACGACGTTTTTAGTATACGATGTTGTTGCGCTCAAAGAGAATTTTTGTGTTTATATCTGCCCTTATGCACGTATCCAATCAGCACTCTTTGATGAAAATACGATTCAAACGATTTATGATGAAAAACGCGGTGGTCAAATTTATGATGCTAAAGGTATTAAGCTAAGCAGTAAGCCTCCTTTAGCAACCGATGATTGTACCGGATGTGAAGCTTGTGTTCGCGTATGTCCAACGCACATTGATATTCGTAAAGGAATGCAGTTAGAGTGTATTAACTGCTTGGAGTGTGCTGATGCATGTACACCAGTTATGGAAAAACTTGGAAAAACTTCTTTGATTACATGGACTAGCTCTAATGCCGCGGAAAAAGGAATCAAAACAGAATATTTCCGTTTTAGAACAATTGCATATATGGTTGCACTGACCATTGCATTAATTGGGCTTTTTGCCATGGGTACGCAAAAAGAATATATGCTTTTAAATATTAATCGCACAAGTCAACTTTATAAAATGGCAGATGATGGTAAAACCGTTGAAAATGTCTACACATTTTTATTTCAAAATACAGACTCTAAAGATCATCTTTACTACTTTGAGGTCTCTCATAGTGACATTAAAATTGATAAACCAAGTGAACCTTTCTTACTTAGTGCTGGTGAAAAAGTAAAAAAAGTGGTCATTCTTGTCTCTGTTCCAAAAGAGCTTAAAGTTGAAGGGGAAGATCTTCCTATTAGCATTAAAGCATTTGCCGTTGATGCAAAAGAAAAGATTGTAGTTGATCGACATACAATCTTCATTTACCCTAAAAAAAGTGATATACGTCCCTAA
- a CDS encoding recombinase family protein yields MNIVLLKNRSDDFPIIVQQKQILKYAHHHDLKINTTEIENSDPTLELEERKEFKGFLRSLSKHDHIIIFDLFTFSKNVEELVKIFECLLTRSISVHIADVNVCIHVDTKPLVLLDLLVKQRELNKKLDKEKAQGRPKGRMSKSKFDTYRPQIIEFLESHTSISEIAKILHVSRTSLKDYVNSRGLKELVKAKITLLQSSQKQPLTLTKSQATKECSLIKQPIDQTEGLHHEL; encoded by the coding sequence ATGAATATTGTCCTTTTGAAAAATAGAAGTGATGATTTTCCCATCATCGTTCAACAAAAACAGATCCTAAAGTATGCACACCATCATGATCTAAAAATCAATACTACAGAGATCGAAAACTCCGATCCTACACTTGAACTCGAAGAACGAAAAGAGTTCAAAGGATTCTTGCGTTCCCTTTCAAAACATGATCATATTATTATCTTTGATCTTTTCACTTTTTCCAAAAACGTTGAAGAGCTGGTCAAAATTTTTGAATGTTTACTTACACGTTCTATTTCAGTCCATATTGCTGATGTTAATGTTTGTATTCATGTTGACACAAAGCCCTTAGTATTACTTGATTTGCTTGTCAAACAACGTGAACTCAATAAAAAGTTAGACAAAGAAAAAGCCCAAGGAAGACCTAAAGGACGCATGTCCAAATCAAAATTTGATACGTATCGACCTCAAATTATTGAATTCCTTGAAAGCCATACCTCGATTAGTGAAATTGCGAAGATTTTACATGTAAGCCGTACCTCGCTAAAAGACTATGTCAACTCAAGAGGTCTCAAAGAGCTTGTTAAAGCAAAAATTACCCTACTCCAATCATCTCAAAAACAACCACTAACACTTACTAAGTCCCAGGCGACAAAAGAGTGTTCACTCATTAAACAACCTATCGATCAAACAGAAGGATTACACCATGAATTGTAA
- the rpsU gene encoding 30S ribosomal protein S21: MPGIKVHPNDSFDEAYRKFKKQVDRNLVVTEVRARRFYETATEKRKKDKISARKKQLKRLYMLRRYESRL; the protein is encoded by the coding sequence ATGCCAGGAATTAAAGTACATCCTAACGATTCGTTTGACGAAGCGTATAGAAAGTTCAAAAAACAAGTTGATCGTAACCTAGTTGTAACTGAAGTGCGTGCAAGACGTTTCTATGAAACAGCAACAGAAAAACGCAAAAAAGATAAAATTAGTGCTCGTAAAAAACAGTTGAAAAGACTTTATATGCTTCGCCGTTACGAGTCGAGACTCTAA
- a CDS encoding helix-turn-helix domain-containing protein, whose product MDKKLTVIEAAKLLGVSKEAIYNRLRRGSLQSVIENGVKYILLTKSSLKEGPNTRKLENVTDSAYVELLKVQLEEMKLKNEKLESDKERLIADKERLLIESKEKIEMIYKERDEQLKAILTLANRQITHTGAETVTTNTSSTNIPTPKSSTATPFFFEEADVLDEDDESRVVEDMFESYSDWRDLRSYLKEKGFSKKEKQHISDKIGKKVGQLNDVMDKDGKLFIKKGKKLKEILGE is encoded by the coding sequence ATGGATAAAAAACTAACCGTTATTGAAGCGGCAAAGCTTTTAGGTGTGAGTAAAGAGGCTATCTATAATCGTTTACGAAGAGGCTCTTTGCAAAGTGTTATTGAAAATGGTGTGAAATACATTTTGCTAACAAAAAGCAGCCTCAAAGAAGGGCCAAATACACGTAAACTCGAAAATGTTACCGATAGCGCTTATGTGGAGCTTTTAAAAGTTCAACTGGAAGAGATGAAACTCAAAAATGAAAAACTAGAATCTGATAAAGAGCGCCTTATTGCTGATAAAGAGCGCCTTTTGATTGAATCTAAAGAAAAAATAGAGATGATTTACAAAGAGAGAGATGAGCAACTTAAAGCCATTTTGACATTGGCTAATCGTCAAATTACACATACTGGAGCCGAGACAGTAACAACCAATACGTCTTCTACAAATATTCCTACACCAAAAAGTTCCACTGCGACACCTTTTTTCTTTGAAGAAGCAGATGTTCTCGATGAAGACGATGAGAGTAGGGTCGTGGAAGATATGTTTGAATCCTACAGTGACTGGAGAGATCTACGAAGCTACCTTAAAGAAAAAGGGTTTTCTAAAAAAGAGAAGCAACACATCAGCGATAAGATTGGTAAAAAAGTAGGTCAACTCAATGATGTGATGGACAAAGATGGCAAGCTTTTTATCAAAAAAGGGAAAAAGCTTAAAGAGATATTGGGAGAATAA